Sequence from the bacterium genome:
TTACCTGCGTGCCAGGTTTACGGGAGGACAATACCTCTTTACCAACGGTGTCAAACATGCTCATGGCTGCTCACTCCTGTATATAATGGACAGCCATATCATTACTCTTTTCTTGCCGCCAATGTCTATGTCCTCTAGACTCAGTTTTATGTCTTATTCAATACATGGCCGCGTCAACGTCGGTGCTTATAAGCGCCCCTTTTCCGGCGTCGGTATCGAGTTTGACCCGCTCGGGGTCAAACCCGGACGGACCGGCATCACCCTGCACGAAGCCGGATATCTCCCCTCCAACAGGGAGTGGAACTTTCCCAGCGTATTCAGTCCCTTCTGGCGGCTTTACTACAATAGTGAAGAAGGACATTGTGTGCTGTTTGGCGAACGCATAGTTGAACTGACCCCTCAACACTTCATGCTGATACCCCCCCATTGCCTGTTCCACTGTCTGGGACGCAACCCCGTTCCGACATTCTGGTTGGCGTTTAGTTTCTCACGGTCGCTTCGCGTCGATTACACCCCTCCGGTTTTACTTAAACCCCAAGACACCGAATTGTGTCTGATCCGCAATTTAAAACAGATGATCGCCGCCGATAGAACATGGGAACCTATGGACGCTATTTTCCACAATAGCCTGGCACTGCTCCATGTCGTATTGGCACGGCGTGAACTTCATTGGCAGCCTCCCTTGCCCGATAACCTGACGCATGTCCAACAATACATTCAAGAGAACCTCGGCACGGGGCTAGCCAACCCATCCCTAGCCAAGCTTGCCGGTCTAAGCGTTGCGGGATTCGAGCGGGTCTTCAAACGGCACTTCGGGACTACAGCGGCACGGTATGTTTCCGAAATGCGCATACGGGAAGCAACCCGGCTATTGCTGCAGACGGATGAAACGATTGATGCCATCGCAGATCAAACTGGGTTCCCGAATCGCGCCTACTTCAGCCGCGTATTCAAGAATATCATCTGCGAGTCCCCCGCCAGATTTCGCCGCAAACACCGCCGATACGTTCCAGCATGGCAAAATCGTTGCGTTCGCTGATTCCCAGAATGGAAGCAATACGCTGACGTGGCCCTTCTTCAGGAAGTATGCCCGCAAAGAACGGACGAGCTTTCTTCCCCTCAAACGCTTCACCTTGGAGCGGCAACGATCGGGAAAG
This genomic interval carries:
- a CDS encoding AraC family transcriptional regulator; amino-acid sequence: MSYSIHGRVNVGAYKRPFSGVGIEFDPLGVKPGRTGITLHEAGYLPSNREWNFPSVFSPFWRLYYNSEEGHCVLFGERIVELTPQHFMLIPPHCLFHCLGRNPVPTFWLAFSFSRSLRVDYTPPVLLKPQDTELCLIRNLKQMIAADRTWEPMDAIFHNSLALLHVVLARRELHWQPPLPDNLTHVQQYIQENLGTGLANPSLAKLAGLSVAGFERVFKRHFGTTAARYVSEMRIREATRLLLQTDETIDAIADQTGFPNRAYFSRVFKNIICESPARFRRKHRRYVPAWQNRCVR